In Desulfobulbus oralis, one DNA window encodes the following:
- a CDS encoding CBS domain-containing protein produces the protein MRKLLYSSTAHGIIPGMELITTHTHTDFDSLAAMIAAKRLYPEAALVLPGPPGDKVRRYLSREFDNLYLFSQPGDIDLPAVQRLVLVGTRQAGQLGSLAACLSNPGLELHVYDHHPPHEGDIRAQVEHVAPYGATSTLMVRLIRGQHLVLTPWEATLMALGIYDSTGAFLAPGTNREDLRTASWLLGQGAHLETIARYFSRALTERQAELLAQLQKNSAPYVIHGIRVVITWLESREYIDDAQTLLQRVMNMDGLEVLFAFMTIRGALHFLCRSNLPEINAAAIARSFGGSGQAAEAVASIPDMTREEAEEKLLRLLQGSVRPKDRAGELMSTPVIAVTAGVTLSEAAEMLTRYNFTVLPVVQLPGSPDGSVPPTGLLGMISRTVVEKAIYHALGKAPVSEYMTTGLAALSEDSGLADIIDIMVANRQRLIPVLRGEALTGVITRTDLLSLLVDDPGNVSPDLLRADRHPSIRRGRNLSDLMVRRLSRDAIVLLRELGETAKTQGCQAFVVGGFVRDLLLGHSNLDIDIVVEGNGIAFAGAFARIKGGIVRPHLKFNTATVVLPDGLRIDVATARLEYYEHPVALPTVAVGSIKRDLHRRDFTINAMAIALNPERFGTLADFYNSQNDLMAHRIQVLHNLSFVEDPTRIYRAIRFESRLGFHITRNSERLIRNAIRLGLPRQIEGLRCLHELRLILSEDNPIPALRRMEDFQLFPFLWPGLAQPFKIGRRVLHVLGMAREAIAWFRLLQDNTPLEQWLVYMLTLSCGRTTAELDSLCQRLDMPERQRLSLLCQKEKAEALEQELFRHPEMPPSASYWPLRALSEEALLYLRAIARKRAIINRIAHFVTRLRGMKPLVDGAGLKALGYRPGPQFSVMHKSLLTHQFDGEIRTRDEAESFLAREYPLPGRK, from the coding sequence GTGCGTAAGCTGCTTTACAGCAGCACCGCGCACGGTATAATCCCGGGCATGGAACTGATCACGACCCATACGCACACGGATTTTGACAGTCTGGCAGCCATGATTGCGGCCAAGCGCCTCTATCCGGAAGCCGCCCTGGTGCTCCCCGGCCCGCCCGGAGACAAGGTACGGCGCTATCTGAGCCGGGAATTCGACAACCTCTACCTGTTCAGCCAACCGGGCGACATCGACCTGCCCGCGGTGCAGCGGCTGGTACTGGTGGGGACCCGGCAGGCCGGACAGCTCGGTTCTCTGGCCGCCTGCCTGAGCAATCCAGGCCTTGAACTCCACGTGTACGACCACCATCCACCCCATGAGGGCGACATCCGGGCCCAGGTGGAGCACGTGGCGCCCTATGGCGCCACCAGCACCCTGATGGTCAGGCTGATCCGCGGGCAGCACCTGGTGCTCACGCCCTGGGAAGCGACCCTGATGGCGCTCGGCATCTACGACAGCACCGGTGCCTTTCTCGCGCCCGGCACCAACCGGGAGGATCTGCGCACCGCCTCCTGGCTCCTTGGGCAGGGTGCACACCTGGAGACGATCGCCCGCTATTTTTCCCGGGCCCTCACGGAGCGGCAGGCGGAACTGCTTGCCCAGTTGCAGAAGAACAGCGCCCCCTATGTCATCCATGGCATACGGGTAGTGATCACCTGGCTCGAATCCCGGGAGTACATCGACGACGCGCAGACCCTGCTGCAGCGGGTCATGAACATGGATGGCCTGGAAGTGCTCTTCGCCTTCATGACGATACGCGGCGCCCTGCACTTCCTCTGCCGCAGCAATCTGCCGGAGATCAACGCCGCTGCCATTGCCCGCTCCTTTGGCGGCAGCGGTCAGGCTGCCGAAGCCGTTGCCAGCATTCCGGACATGACCCGGGAAGAAGCCGAGGAAAAACTGCTGCGGCTGCTGCAGGGCAGCGTCAGGCCAAAGGATCGGGCCGGCGAACTGATGAGTACGCCGGTCATCGCGGTCACGGCCGGCGTGACGCTCAGCGAGGCCGCCGAGATGCTGACCCGCTACAATTTCACCGTGCTGCCGGTGGTGCAGTTGCCAGGCAGCCCGGATGGCAGCGTGCCGCCCACCGGCCTTTTGGGCATGATCTCACGGACGGTGGTGGAAAAGGCCATTTACCACGCCCTGGGCAAGGCGCCGGTCTCCGAATACATGACCACGGGCCTTGCCGCGCTGTCCGAAGACTCCGGTCTGGCGGACATCATCGACATCATGGTGGCCAACCGGCAACGGCTCATTCCGGTGCTGCGCGGGGAGGCGCTGACAGGCGTCATCACCCGCACCGACCTTCTGAGCCTCCTGGTGGACGACCCCGGCAATGTCTCGCCCGACCTGCTCCGGGCCGACCGGCATCCGTCGATCAGGCGCGGCAGAAATCTGAGCGATCTCATGGTGCGCCGGCTGTCCCGGGATGCCATCGTGCTGCTCCGCGAACTCGGCGAAACCGCGAAGACACAGGGCTGCCAGGCCTTCGTGGTGGGCGGTTTCGTGCGCGATCTGTTGCTGGGCCACAGCAACCTGGACATCGACATTGTGGTGGAGGGCAACGGCATTGCCTTTGCCGGTGCCTTCGCCAGGATCAAAGGCGGCATTGTCCGCCCGCACCTCAAGTTCAACACCGCCACCGTCGTGCTGCCGGATGGCCTGCGCATCGACGTGGCCACCGCCCGCCTGGAATACTACGAGCATCCGGTGGCCCTGCCCACAGTGGCGGTGGGCTCCATCAAGCGCGACCTGCACCGCCGCGACTTCACCATCAACGCCATGGCCATTGCCCTGAATCCGGAACGCTTCGGCACCCTGGCGGATTTCTACAATTCCCAGAACGACCTGATGGCGCATCGCATTCAGGTGCTGCACAACCTGAGCTTTGTGGAAGACCCGACCCGGATTTACCGGGCCATCCGCTTTGAAAGCCGGCTGGGCTTCCATATCACCCGCAACTCCGAACGCCTGATCCGCAACGCCATCCGGCTGGGGCTGCCGCGGCAGATCGAGGGCCTGCGCTGCCTGCACGAGCTGCGCCTCATTCTGAGCGAGGACAATCCCATTCCGGCGCTCAGGCGCATGGAGGATTTCCAGCTCTTTCCCTTCCTCTGGCCAGGTCTGGCGCAGCCCTTCAAAATCGGCCGCCGCGTGCTCCATGTCCTGGGCATGGCCCGGGAGGCCATTGCCTGGTTCCGCCTGCTCCAGGACAACACGCCGCTGGAACAGTGGCTGGTCTATATGCTGACCCTGAGCTGCGGCCGCACCACGGCTGAACTGGACAGCCTGTGCCAGAGGCTGGACATGCCGGAAAGACAGCGTCTGAGCCTCCTGTGCCAGAAGGAAAAGGCCGAAGCTCTGGAGCAGGAGCTGTTCAGACATCCGGAAATGCCGCCGAGCGCCAGCTACTGGCCCCTCAGGGCGCTGAGCGAGGAGGCCCTGCTGTACCTGCGGGCCATTGCGCGCAAACGAGCCATCATCAACCGGATCGCCCACTTCGTCACCCGCCTGCGCGGCATGAAACCCCTGGTGGACGGCGCTGGTCTGAAAGCCCTGGGCTACCGGCCCGGGCCACAGTTCAGCGTCATGCACAAGAGTCTCCTGACGCACCAGTTCGACGGCGAAATCCGCACGCGGGACGAAGCCGAAAGCTTTCTGGCGCGCGAGTATCCGCTGCCCGGCCGCAAATGA
- a CDS encoding site-2 protease family protein translates to MHLDPEFLLRLLISAPPLLLALSLHELAHGYVALQLGDPTAKQAGRLTMNPLKHLDILGVLAFIFFNVGWAKPVPVDPRYFRNPQKDMLAVALAGPAANVALAIASAILLRLLTALDPGQPGYALTILLLLLKSSVWINVMLAIFNLLPIPPLDGSRILMGVLPPSAAYRFAGLEPYGIILVLVLFYLGIIGKIIMPIIQTLAKLLQG, encoded by the coding sequence ATGCACCTTGACCCGGAATTTCTGCTGAGACTGCTCATTTCCGCCCCGCCACTGCTCCTGGCCCTGAGCCTGCACGAGCTGGCCCACGGCTATGTGGCCCTGCAACTGGGCGATCCCACCGCCAAACAGGCCGGCCGCCTGACCATGAATCCACTGAAACACCTGGATATTCTGGGCGTTCTGGCCTTTATCTTTTTCAATGTCGGCTGGGCCAAACCGGTGCCGGTCGATCCGCGCTACTTCAGGAATCCGCAAAAAGACATGCTGGCCGTAGCGCTGGCCGGCCCGGCCGCCAACGTGGCCCTGGCCATTGCCAGCGCCATCCTCCTGCGCCTGCTGACGGCCCTGGACCCCGGACAGCCGGGCTATGCGCTGACCATTCTGCTGCTCCTCCTGAAAAGCAGCGTCTGGATCAACGTGATGCTCGCAATCTTCAATCTGTTGCCGATCCCGCCCCTGGACGGCTCCCGCATTCTGATGGGAGTCTTGCCCCCCAGCGCGGCATACAGGTTCGCCGGACTGGAACCCTACGGCATTATTCTGGTGCTGGTCCTGTTCTACCTGGGCATCATCGGCAAAATCATTATGCCCATCATCCAGACTCTCGCGAAACTCCTCCAGGGTTGA